The genomic region CGCCGACGCCCGGCGAACGGCTGCACCGCTTGATCTGCCGTGGTCGATGACAGCATGGGTCGCTCCGCGAAAGAGCGCGACCGCGCGAGTTGCCTCCCCCGTTTGGAGATTGACACGTCATGTGGCGATCGCTGTTCTTGGCGTTGGGGGTGTCGACGGCCATCCTGGGGGTCGAAGCGCTGGCCATCGAGAAGGCGGTGCTCAAGAAGCCCGAGAAAGCCCCCGCCTCGGCTCCCGTGAAAGAGGTCAACCCGCCCGATTGGGCCCCCTGGAGCCTCATGGCGGCCGGAGCGGTGGTGATCCTCTACTCGTTCACGATTCCGCGGCGGGTGAACGCCTGATTGCCCAGGGGCCGGTCTCGCCCCGGGATCGCAGGGACCCTTTCTGGACGTCGCTGCTGATTCCCCCAAGCAGGGCGGACCTTTCAGAGGATTCGCCCGCTTGTCGGTGCGAAAACACGGGATGCGGAACCCGTTCTCGGACGAGCCGGCATCCGCACAGATTGTCCGTTTCGCCCCGTTCGACCTCCCGGGGAAACGCTTGTTCCCGAGCCATAAGTGGCTTACCATAAAGAGGTTTACGACGCCCGTGTCCCGCGGTTGAACCCGCAGGCCGGCGCAGGGGTCCCTCCCTGCTGACGACCGCGCAGCGCGACTGCCGGACTCCTGCCGCGTGGCGCGCGGCGAACGATTCTCCGCGACAGACATTACCGAGGTGCAAGAGTGGCGACGATCGACAAAGTGCGTACCAAGGGCGAGCTCACTTCCGGGTCCGACATCCTGGTGCAATCGCTGGTGAATCTGGGGATCGACACGATCTTCGCCTACCCCGGCGGGTGCAGCATGCCGTTGCATCAGGCCCTCACGCGGTTCGGAGACCAGTTGCGCACAATCTTGCCGCGTCACGAGCAAGGGGGCGCTTTCGCCGCCCAGGGCTACGCCCGCTGTACAGGGCGCGTCGGTGCGTGCATGGCCACCAGCGGTCCCGGGGCCACGAACCTGGTGACCGCCATTGCCGACGCCAAGCTCGACAGCGTCCCCCTGATCGCCATCACCGGGCAGGTCCCGACCAGCGTCATCGGCAGCGATGCGTTCCAAGAAACCCCGATCGTCGAGGTCTGCCGCGGCATCACCAAGCACCACTATCTGGTGACCGACGTCAACGACGTGGCCCGCGTGATGCGCGAGGCGTACCTCGTGGCCACGACCGGTCGCCCCGGTCCGGTGCTGGTGGACATGCCCAAGAACGTGCAGCTTGCCAGTTGCATTCCCGATTACGACGCTCCGCTCAATCTGCCGGGGTATTCATTCGATCCGCCGCTCGCTCGGCCGGAGCAGATCAATCAGATCGCCGCGGCGATCAAACTCGCTCGCCGGCCGATCATCTACGCCGGCGGGGGGATCGTCACCGCCGAAGCGGCCGACGAGCTGCGCACGCTCGTCCGCAAGACCGGCATTCCGATCACCACGACCGTCATGGGATTGGGGACCTTTCCCTCGTCCGACCCGCTGTCGCTCGACATGCTGGGAATGCACGGCAGCGTCTACGCCAACTACGCCGTGGACGAGGCCGACCTGCTGATCGCCCTGGGCGTGCGGTTCGACGACCGCGTCACCGGCAAAGTCGAGGAGTTCTGCAAGCACGGCAAGATCATCCACGTCGACATCGACGCCTCGGAGCTCAACAAGAACAAGCCGGCTCACATCCCGGTCTGCAGCGACGTGAAGTTCGCGCTGCGCGAGCTCAACCAGATCGTCGAGCCTCCCGAGGACATGGCCCCGTGGGTCGCCAAGTGCAAGAAGTGGAAGGCCGACGAGCCGTTCAAGTACGACGAGAGCTATCCCGGCATCCTGCAGCAGCACGCGATCCGCACGCTGTGGGAGATGACCCGCGAACTCGACCCGGTGATCGCCGTGGGAGTGGGCCAGCACCAGATGTGGGCCGCCCAGTTCTACAAGTTCGAGGAGCCGCGGCGCTGGCTCTGTTCCAGCGGGTTGGGGACCATGGGCTTCGGACTCCCCGCCGCAATGGGCGCCCAGGCGGCGTACCCCGATCGGCTCTGCATCGACATTGACGGCGACGGCAGCTTCCTGATGAACGTCCAGGAACTGGCCACCTGCGTCTGCGAAAAGCTGCCCGTGAAGGTGCTGCTGCTCAACAATCAGCACCTGGGGATGGTCGTCCAGTGGGAGGACCGCTTCATGCAGGGCAACCGCGCCCACACGTACCTCGGCCCCATCGACAACCCCGAGTGGAGCGGCCAAGGGGACGGCATCGGCTCGACGGATCCGAGCGAGCGCTATCCGAACTTCGTCGGCATCGCCAAGGGTTTCGGCTGCGGCGCCAGGTACGTCGACAAGAAGGCGGACCTCCCGGCCGCAATCGAGGAGATGCTCGCCCATGACGGCCCGTACGTCCTCGACGTCGCGGCCCCGTATCAAGAGCACGTGCTGCCCATGATCCCCGGCGGCTGTACGGTGCGGGATATGATCAAGGAATGAGTTGAGAAGGCGTCCAGCAGACGGGAGTCGTTCTTGCTCGCGCTGACGTGCATGAGCAAGCTCGCTTTTTCTTGAGCATCGGTCGGACACGAAGCGCCGGCCGGCTTCGGTTTCTGGGGCGGGTCGGGATCTCGCTCCGGGCAACCGCACTTCTGGCAATCCATGGAACAGCGGAGAACCTTCAGCGACGATCTTCAAGCGATCGCCGTCGCGGGGACGCTGCTCGCCCTGGCGGTCGCGGCCGAGGGCGCGGGCTTCGGCCCGACGTTGCGCGGTTGGCTGCAAAATCCCAAGGGCTGGAGCCAAAGTCCCGCGGAGAGTCTGCAGGGCGTCTCGGGGGGGCTCGTGGTCGCGGCCGCGGCGCTGCTGGCGGGGCTCTGCGTCGTCACCCCGGGGCGAATTCGTCTCGCGCTTGCCTTCGTCCCCGTCTTTGCTCTGGCCGTTGTCGCCGTCGTGCTTTCCAAGCAGGCCGT from Pirellulales bacterium harbors:
- the ilvB gene encoding biosynthetic-type acetolactate synthase large subunit, giving the protein MATIDKVRTKGELTSGSDILVQSLVNLGIDTIFAYPGGCSMPLHQALTRFGDQLRTILPRHEQGGAFAAQGYARCTGRVGACMATSGPGATNLVTAIADAKLDSVPLIAITGQVPTSVIGSDAFQETPIVEVCRGITKHHYLVTDVNDVARVMREAYLVATTGRPGPVLVDMPKNVQLASCIPDYDAPLNLPGYSFDPPLARPEQINQIAAAIKLARRPIIYAGGGIVTAEAADELRTLVRKTGIPITTTVMGLGTFPSSDPLSLDMLGMHGSVYANYAVDEADLLIALGVRFDDRVTGKVEEFCKHGKIIHVDIDASELNKNKPAHIPVCSDVKFALRELNQIVEPPEDMAPWVAKCKKWKADEPFKYDESYPGILQQHAIRTLWEMTRELDPVIAVGVGQHQMWAAQFYKFEEPRRWLCSSGLGTMGFGLPAAMGAQAAYPDRLCIDIDGDGSFLMNVQELATCVCEKLPVKVLLLNNQHLGMVVQWEDRFMQGNRAHTYLGPIDNPEWSGQGDGIGSTDPSERYPNFVGIAKGFGCGARYVDKKADLPAAIEEMLAHDGPYVLDVAAPYQEHVLPMIPGGCTVRDMIKE